Proteins encoded together in one Deinococcus ruber window:
- a CDS encoding trans-sulfuration enzyme family protein, whose amino-acid sequence MTPADPSNQQPTPSLTTLAVRAGEHARPTASTSLIEPIYQSTVYSFPDLDSLEAGMAGQQDAYFYYRNGTPNASTLERALAELEGCEAAVCAASGMAAISAAFLGVLSAGDHIITDERVYGVTYALLRDELPRLGIEVSFVDALDLDAVAAAFRPNTKLLHVENLTNPLLTVTDVPKLAELAHARGALLSVDSTFTGPAVFRPAQHGADIVTHSLAKYLSGHSTAFGGAVIGRADLMSQARRVLLRLGGTISAFDAWMTLQGLKTLGLRMRAHSGNAQAIADVLQNHPRVRRVYHPGLESHPQFLLAQDLYPDGFGGMMALEVDDADEFVKRLAGRIPLAPSLADVMSTLSHPWSTSHRALPDADKRRLGITPGLLRFSVGIEDVVDLLDELERALA is encoded by the coding sequence ATGACGCCCGCCGATCCGTCCAACCAGCAGCCCACGCCCTCGCTGACCACCCTTGCCGTGAGGGCCGGAGAGCACGCCCGCCCGACAGCCAGCACCTCGCTGATCGAACCGATCTATCAGAGCACGGTGTACAGTTTTCCCGATCTGGACAGCCTGGAAGCGGGCATGGCAGGCCAGCAGGACGCCTATTTCTATTACCGCAACGGCACGCCCAACGCCAGCACGCTGGAACGCGCCCTGGCCGAGCTGGAGGGCTGCGAGGCCGCCGTGTGCGCTGCCAGCGGCATGGCAGCCATCAGCGCGGCGTTTCTGGGCGTGCTGTCGGCGGGTGATCACATCATCACCGACGAGCGGGTGTACGGCGTGACCTACGCCCTGCTGCGCGACGAACTGCCCCGGCTGGGCATCGAAGTCAGTTTCGTGGACGCGCTCGATCTGGACGCGGTGGCAGCGGCCTTCCGCCCGAACACGAAACTGCTGCACGTCGAGAACCTGACCAACCCGCTCCTGACCGTGACCGACGTGCCGAAGCTGGCCGAGCTGGCCCACGCACGCGGCGCACTGCTGAGCGTGGACAGCACCTTTACCGGGCCTGCCGTCTTCCGGCCCGCGCAGCACGGCGCAGATATCGTCACGCACTCGCTCGCCAAGTACCTGAGCGGGCACAGCACCGCATTCGGCGGCGCAGTCATCGGGCGGGCCGATCTGATGTCGCAGGCCCGGCGTGTTCTGCTGCGGCTGGGCGGCACCATCAGCGCATTTGACGCCTGGATGACGCTTCAGGGCCTCAAAACGCTGGGCCTGCGGATGCGTGCCCACAGCGGCAACGCGCAGGCCATCGCCGACGTGTTGCAGAACCATCCGCGTGTGCGGCGCGTGTATCACCCCGGTCTGGAAAGCCACCCACAGTTTCTGCTGGCCCAGGATCTGTACCCCGACGGCTTCGGCGGCATGATGGCGCTGGAAGTGGACGACGCCGACGAATTCGTGAAGCGGCTGGCCGGACGGATTCCGCTGGCTCCCAGCCTGGCCGACGTGATGAGCACGCTGTCGCACCCGTGGAGCACCAGCCACCGGGCGCTGCCGGACGCCGACAAACGGCGGCTGGGGATTACGCCGGGGCTGCTGCGGTTTTCGGTGGGGATCGAGGATGTGGTGGATCTGCTGGATGAGTTGGAGCGGGCGCTGGCTTGA
- a CDS encoding PaaI family thioesterase, with protein sequence MNERDLPPAERLKLVNERSVGHLPGLIGIVFTEMTPEVIRAELTIRPELLAPNGFLHAATVIALADTACGYGCRLLLPESAVGFTTIELKSNFLGTALAGTITCEAKPIHTGRTTQVWDAEVRSAEGKRMALFRCTQAVLYGKEKGKA encoded by the coding sequence GTGAATGAACGTGACCTCCCCCCAGCCGAACGCCTGAAGCTGGTCAACGAGCGCAGCGTGGGCCACCTGCCCGGCCTGATCGGCATCGTCTTTACCGAGATGACGCCCGAAGTGATCCGCGCCGAACTGACGATCCGCCCTGAGCTGCTGGCTCCCAACGGCTTTCTGCACGCCGCGACCGTTATCGCGCTGGCCGATACCGCCTGTGGCTACGGCTGCCGTCTGCTGCTGCCAGAGTCGGCGGTGGGCTTCACCACCATCGAACTCAAGTCCAATTTTCTGGGAACGGCGCTGGCGGGCACCATCACCTGCGAGGCCAAGCCCATTCACACGGGCCGCACCACCCAGGTCTGGGACGCCGAAGTCAGGAGCGCCGAGGGCAAGCGCATGGCCCTATTTCGCTGCACGCAGGCGGTGCTGTACGGCAAGGAGAAGGGGAAGGCGTGA
- the aat gene encoding leucyl/phenylalanyl-tRNA--protein transferase, with amino-acid sequence MTHPSSRIPHHGFPDPLTRSIAQGYAGGSFLMDNGDGLQWYTVRVRALVPLGDALHIPGSLKKHLSRFETAIDTDFAGVLAGCRDREETWISDELAELYLHLHRTGLAHSFETYQGGRLAGGVLGLVLGGAFIGETMFHSVTHGSKVALVRLSQHLTQRGFAFLDAQIQNPHLARFGTYEVSGKVYRALLKEALGREVSLTP; translated from the coding sequence ATGACGCATCCCTCATCACGCATCCCTCATCACGGTTTTCCCGACCCGCTGACCCGCAGCATCGCCCAGGGCTATGCGGGCGGCTCCTTCCTGATGGACAACGGCGACGGCCTCCAGTGGTACACCGTGCGCGTGCGGGCGTTGGTGCCGCTGGGCGACGCCCTGCATATTCCCGGCAGTCTGAAGAAGCACTTAAGCCGCTTCGAGACGGCCATCGATACCGATTTTGCGGGCGTGCTGGCGGGCTGCCGCGACCGCGAGGAAACCTGGATCAGCGACGAGCTGGCCGAGCTGTACCTGCATCTGCACCGCACCGGGCTGGCCCACAGCTTCGAAACGTATCAGGGCGGGCGACTGGCGGGCGGGGTGCTGGGGCTGGTGCTCGGCGGGGCCTTCATCGGGGAAACCATGTTCCACAGCGTCACGCACGGCTCGAAGGTGGCGCTGGTGCGGCTGTCGCAACACCTGACCCAGCGCGGCTTCGCGTTTCTGGACGCCCAGATTCAGAATCCGCATCTGGCCCGCTTCGGCACCTACGAGGTGAGTGGGAAAGTGTACCGGGCGCTGCTGAAAGAGGCGCTGGGGAGGGAGGTGAGTCTCACTCCATGA
- a CDS encoding putative immunity protein codes for MILPKVRDPRFITLRRGGTLTDADHRLLALWAATCAEHVLELFEAVQPLDPRPRQAIQQIRAWTRGEITMTQSRAAGGHAMAAARVLSGAARHAAYAAGQAAVVAHVAAHELGAAAYAIKAVRAAAPEGEGELAGRLECRWQREQLPGQIRELVLEDQQLRNGICWSVFSD; via the coding sequence ATGATTCTTCCCAAGGTCCGCGATCCCCGGTTCATCACCCTCCGGCGGGGAGGAACCCTCACAGACGCCGATCACCGACTGCTGGCGCTGTGGGCGGCCACCTGCGCCGAGCACGTGCTGGAGCTGTTCGAGGCCGTGCAGCCCTTAGACCCCCGGCCCCGGCAGGCCATCCAGCAGATTCGGGCATGGACGCGGGGCGAGATCACCATGACCCAGTCGCGGGCAGCAGGCGGGCATGCGATGGCGGCGGCAAGGGTGCTGAGCGGAGCGGCCCGGCACGCGGCATATGCTGCCGGACAGGCGGCGGTGGTGGCGCATGTGGCAGCCCACGAACTCGGTGCGGCAGCCTACGCGATCAAGGCCGTGCGGGCGGCGGCTCCCGAAGGTGAGGGCGAGCTTGCCGGGCGGCTGGAGTGTCGCTGGCAGCGCGAGCAGTTACCCGGTCAGATCCGCGAACTCGTGCTGGAAGATCAGCAGCTCAGAAACGGCATCTGCTGGTCGGTCTTCAGTGATTGA
- the serA gene encoding phosphoglycerate dehydrogenase → MTAPAATPAAPGAAQPQVFRVLICDEMNPGNLEHAGYDIEYVANMPREDILRRLPEFDALITRSRTKVDRELIDAAGERLKVIGRGGVGVDNIDLDYASLRGLLVLNAPESNNVSAAELAIMHLMAAARGLTRSDSKTRAGVWDRKFLGLELKDRTLGIVGLGRIGSIVASRAQGLRMNVVAFDPYVPDSKFERLDVRRAATLDDLLTSVDFITVHTPLTDETRGMIGAAELAKLRKGAIAVNAARGGIIEEQALVDALSSGHLFAAGIDVFVDEPPTADHIFLHAPNLGITAHLGANTVEAQERVGAEIVERVLAALKGDVSKGAVNAPALDAKTMEALGGYLDLGSKLGKILAQLLPGASELEVSFLGEFPADPTPVLTSLLIGYLGNSTDEHPNMINARALARERGLSVATREQPESPDYTTEVIVKATLKGAERDRIRTVGGTVFGKSARLTRLRDFRVELQPEGYILIASNQDKPGAVAKLSNLLGTWGINIAGMALGRAQKGGEALFTLTLDEGLSAEQLQAVRDLDVIDSAYLVRV, encoded by the coding sequence ATGACTGCTCCCGCTGCCACGCCCGCCGCCCCCGGCGCTGCCCAACCGCAAGTTTTCCGCGTGCTGATCTGCGACGAGATGAACCCAGGCAACCTGGAACATGCGGGCTATGACATCGAGTACGTGGCGAACATGCCCCGCGAGGACATCCTGCGCCGCCTGCCGGAATTCGACGCCCTGATTACCCGCAGCCGCACCAAAGTCGACCGTGAACTGATCGACGCGGCGGGCGAGCGTCTGAAGGTCATCGGGCGCGGTGGCGTGGGCGTGGATAATATCGACCTCGATTACGCCTCGCTGCGTGGTCTGCTGGTGCTGAACGCGCCCGAGAGCAACAACGTCTCGGCGGCAGAGCTGGCGATCATGCACCTGATGGCGGCGGCGCGTGGCCTGACCCGCAGCGACAGCAAGACCCGTGCGGGCGTGTGGGACCGTAAATTCCTGGGACTGGAACTGAAAGACCGCACGCTGGGCATCGTGGGGCTGGGGCGCATCGGCAGCATCGTGGCGAGCCGCGCTCAGGGCCTGCGAATGAATGTGGTGGCCTTCGATCCCTACGTGCCCGACAGCAAGTTCGAGCGGCTGGACGTGCGGCGGGCTGCCACGCTCGACGACCTGCTGACCAGCGTAGATTTCATCACGGTGCATACGCCCCTGACCGACGAGACACGCGGCATGATCGGAGCGGCGGAACTGGCGAAACTGCGAAAAGGCGCGATTGCCGTCAACGCGGCACGCGGGGGCATCATCGAAGAGCAGGCGCTGGTCGATGCGCTGTCTTCCGGGCATCTGTTCGCGGCGGGCATCGACGTGTTCGTAGACGAGCCGCCGACTGCCGATCACATCTTTCTGCATGCCCCCAATCTGGGCATCACGGCGCACCTGGGAGCCAACACCGTCGAGGCGCAGGAGCGGGTGGGTGCAGAGATCGTCGAGCGCGTGCTGGCAGCGCTGAAGGGTGACGTGAGCAAGGGCGCGGTGAACGCCCCGGCTCTCGATGCCAAGACGATGGAAGCGCTGGGCGGCTACCTCGATCTCGGTTCCAAACTGGGCAAGATTCTGGCGCAACTGCTGCCGGGCGCGAGTGAGCTGGAGGTCAGCTTCCTGGGCGAATTTCCCGCCGATCCCACGCCCGTCCTGACCAGCCTGCTGATCGGGTATCTGGGGAACAGCACCGACGAGCACCCCAACATGATCAACGCCCGCGCTCTGGCCCGCGAGCGCGGTCTGAGCGTGGCGACCCGCGAGCAGCCGGAAAGCCCCGATTACACCACCGAGGTGATCGTGAAAGCCACCCTGAAAGGCGCAGAGCGTGACCGCATCCGCACGGTGGGCGGCACGGTGTTCGGCAAGAGCGCGAGGCTCACGCGCCTGCGCGACTTCCGCGTCGAGCTGCAACCAGAGGGCTACATCCTGATCGCGTCCAACCAGGACAAGCCGGGCGCGGTGGCAAAACTGTCGAACCTGCTGGGCACCTGGGGCATCAACATCGCGGGCATGGCGCTGGGACGCGCCCAGAAGGGTGGTGAGGCGCTCTTCACGCTCACGCTCGACGAGGGCCTGAGTGCCGAACAGCTTCAGGCGGTGCGCGATCTGGATGTGATCGACTCGGCGTATCTGGTGCGGGTGTAA
- a CDS encoding aminotransferase class V-fold PLP-dependent enzyme, whose protein sequence is MNDAYLPLNRPRLIAPGPVEVEPRVLLELAQPQMHHRAPEGRAKLLEAREKLARLLGDPYEAVIVTGSGTAAFEGALVSTVPEGAKVVNASAGKFSERWGEMAARLGYDVVKVERPWGELLDADEIAQACRGAAALTITHSETSTGALHDLEAIAKAARAVSPDLIIIADCVTSYGVAELRPAAWGIDVIVSGSQKGTATPPGLGFVLFSPQVQARLIAGTRRGFYLDLERELKGQMKGDTPQTPAINLIYALSTALDRILSVPLEVLWAEQKRKCDALVAAGTALGAPAWAARTSPAVAVLRPPAGIGGKAVAARLAEMGQRALPGQAPHEDTVFRLSTMGYADRYDALSIAGILEDAFGALGVPFERGVGVAAAWAALKD, encoded by the coding sequence ATGAACGATGCCTACCTGCCGCTGAACCGCCCCCGCCTGATCGCGCCCGGCCCGGTCGAAGTCGAACCTCGCGTGCTACTGGAACTCGCGCAGCCGCAGATGCACCACCGCGCCCCAGAGGGCCGGGCCAAGCTGCTGGAAGCCCGCGAAAAGCTGGCGCGGCTGCTGGGCGATCCTTATGAAGCCGTGATCGTGACCGGCAGCGGCACGGCGGCCTTCGAGGGAGCGCTGGTCAGTACGGTGCCGGAGGGCGCGAAGGTGGTCAATGCCTCGGCAGGCAAGTTCTCGGAGCGTTGGGGCGAGATGGCGGCGCGGCTCGGCTATGACGTGGTGAAGGTCGAGCGGCCCTGGGGCGAACTGCTGGACGCCGATGAGATCGCGCAGGCGTGCCGGGGCGCGGCGGCCTTGACCATCACGCATTCGGAAACCAGCACCGGGGCGCTGCACGACCTCGAAGCGATTGCGAAGGCGGCGCGGGCTGTCAGCCCCGATCTGATCATCATTGCCGACTGCGTGACCAGCTACGGCGTGGCCGAGTTGCGCCCTGCCGCCTGGGGAATCGACGTGATCGTGTCGGGCAGCCAGAAGGGCACCGCCACCCCGCCGGGGCTGGGCTTCGTGCTGTTCAGCCCACAGGTGCAGGCGCGGCTGATTGCGGGCACGCGCCGGGGTTTTTACCTCGATCTGGAACGAGAGCTGAAGGGCCAGATGAAAGGCGATACCCCGCAGACGCCCGCCATCAACCTGATCTATGCCCTGAGCACCGCGCTCGACCGCATTCTGAGCGTGCCGCTGGAAGTGCTGTGGGCCGAGCAGAAGCGCAAGTGCGACGCGCTGGTGGCGGCTGGAACGGCGCTGGGCGCACCGGCATGGGCGGCACGTACCTCGCCCGCTGTGGCGGTGCTGCGGCCCCCGGCGGGCATCGGGGGCAAGGCCGTTGCTGCGAGGCTCGCCGAGATGGGGCAACGGGCGCTGCCGGGCCAGGCACCGCATGAAGATACGGTGTTCCGCCTCTCCACGATGGGATACGCCGACCGCTACGACGCCCTGTCCATCGCTGGGATTCTGGAAGATGCGTTCGGGGCGTTGGGCGTGCCCTTCGAGCGCGGCGTGGGCGTGGCAGCGGCCTGGGCCGCCCTGAAAGACTGA